In Aspergillus fumigatus Af293 chromosome 6, whole genome shotgun sequence, the genomic window AGTATAGGCGCAAGATACAGTTTTAGTTTCAAGGGAAGAATTATCTTACCTGGGAGCCCGAGGAATCCATGCTCCTGGACGTGAGACATCATCGGGAGACTCCAAAGTGTTGCGGAGTTGGTGTTGGCTGGAAAAACTCCGCTCCCGTTTCCCGCTGCCATTTATGGTTGGAGAAAAAAGACTCCAAAAAAAAGTTGCTCCGGCCATTAGTCGATCTTGACGGAAAGAAACTGCCAAAGATACCAACAGGGCTTTCACTTGGACaagcgaaggagaagctcgtTGAGCGATGGCCGTCTAATCTGATTGCCCGATAAAGTACAAAATTCTATCAACAATGGCTTCGTCCCTCGCCGCGCAGCTGTCGCAGATTGCGGCAAAATCGACAAACCAGCTCGATCTCAAGGCTCAGAGAATAGCGCATTCGCAGTCCCTGATTTTTGACAGGAAAGTTGCTAGCATTCAGGATTTTGACACGGTCTACCAAATATGCTACGAGGGTTTCCAGGAGCTATGCCAGCTGGATTCACGATTCACAGCATTCGAGCGCACAATTTTCAGCGAGCAGAGCAAGGCTGAAGATCGCACACAGCTGACTGCAGCTCAGAATAAGGAACTCGATGTGGCCTTGGAGGCTTTTCTTGCTCTGGTTGGAGGACGATTACTGTTGAATCCTGCTATTAAGGCCGTCGAGTGGCTTGTCAGACGTTTCAGGTGCGAAAGCGGCAATCTCAATGTTCAAGTACTCGGTTTCTCGGACGTGTTTGGCTAACGAAGCATACAGAATTCACGAATATAACACGTCATTTACGATTCTCACATTCCTACCATACTACACCACCCCATTATTCTTGAATCTCCTGGCCATCCTTCCCGAAGACCTGACGCCGACCTTCAAAGTCCTGATTCCCTACAAAAAAAGCTCGATCAATCCACCTCGCCATCCGCTTGTGCACAGTGCTACTACGAATAAGCCCTTCTTGGCGGCATTGAACAGCTATGTCCTCCAGGTGAGCCGGCAGCAAGCGCATCATCATGCGCTTCTGGCATTCTGGGCCGGCGTCTACACTGAGGCCGTCGCGGGAATGCTGGATGCATCGCGCTCCGGACGCCGAGAAATCGAGAAACAGAAGCACGAAGATATCGTCATAAGTGTTCTCCCAATTCTGAACGATGGTTTCGCTATGAAGAACGTCTCGGAGCTGATCATTGGCTGCTACATGGTTTCCGTGGTGCTTGCACAAAAGGCGTCTCTTCAGGACAAGGTCCTTGACAGTTTGATGGAGGCCGTTGCCGGATCGTGGACAGAAGAGACTGTCGAATCAGGCCTAGTGTGCCTGGCTGTTCTGGCACAGCAAAAGCCTGAAACAAAGTTACCAAGACGTGCTTTGAAGGCAATCTTGCGATTGGACGATATTTTCAAGCGGTTGACCGAATTAGCGACACAATACAAGACCTCtcaccttcttctcggggTAGTTGCCGGCTGCCTTGACGATCTTCCAAGACAAAAGGACACAGCACGCCTTGATCTCTTGTCGCAGATTTTCCAGAACCAGCTCTTGGGTGAGCCGGAAATGAGCAAGGCTATGGCCTTGGTCCTGGAAGCCACGAGCAGTGTGCATAAGGATGGTGCCATGTCCTTGGATGCTCAGGCACGTCTTGCAGATCTAGTTCAAGTGTTCAGCCAGTCCGAGTCTCTGCGGCCTACTTTCCAGAAGACAATCGCGGAGTCATCTTTCGACATTGCTGCGCTGGAACACAACCTCCAGACAGTGATTGATACCGCGCCTGCGCCTCGTACTGTGGAAGATGTCGAGATGGAAGAtgtggagaaggaagaagagcaagatcaCTTCTCATCGACTGTGGAGTCTTTGAGCGGGGAGAAGTTATTCAAGGGCTCTTTCCTCAGCACACAATCCATCCCCTTGTTCGAAAAACTTGCCCAAGCCTTTACACTGGCAATTGGCTCGAAAGAGAAATGTCAGACCTTCTCCGACCTGGCGGCTCTTGGGAAGAACGAGGCTGAAAAGTCTCCTCAATatctttccttcttcatcagagTCTTCTCTGGTCCATATTCAATGGGCACGCGGGTCACGGCTTTGAATATGATCACCTCTTTCCTCACATCCACCGAGAGCACGAATCTAGACTTCCAGGCGCTTTTGCCATTCCTGCTAGTTACTCTCACAGATCCGTCGGAACGTGTTCGCCGTGAGGCAGCTGCAGCTCTTGCTGCTGTCGGTAGTCTCTACAAGAAGAATaggaagggagaagacatCTGGGCTCGCGACAACCTCTATGGCCAACCGAAGGACATTAAATGGCTCCCCACTCGCGACGCACAGAAGGTTTTCGAGCGTGCAGTGCTTCCCAGTTTGGAGGAATGCATCTTCGATGCGACTCACATTGGCAAGGTTTTGGAGAACACTCTTCGGGGAGTGTCGGTCGATGCGAATGCGTCCGAGCTCAAGAAACCTCTGCGACTGGCATTTTTCACCTTCCTGTGCTCCCATGCTATCGAGCTTCCGTTGTTCACACCTAAACTTGGCTTGCTCAACATTCTCAACCGTATCGACAAGGCTGGTGGAACCACTCGCACGAAGGAGCTTGAGCCTCTGCTGAAGACTTGGCGTGGATTTAGTGAGCGTGAAGTCCAGGATATCTGCGAGAAAGAGCGAGTTCCTGTTTCTGATGTAGAGCGTCAGATGGTGGCGATTGTGACACCCAAGGAGAAGGACTCCATTATGATTCTTTTGTCGAATGTGAGCTCTCACTCGGAGTCTCTGCGGCCTTCTTTCATTGCAGCTGTCTTTGGCCGCATAAAAGACATCTGGGCTCGGGTGGCGGAGGATCGTCAGACTGTGGCTGCGGAGCAGCTGTTCGATATCTCGCTTGGCCTTTCCGACTTGCCTCTTGTAAATAATAGCAgagatcttctccgcagcGTTCAGCTCCCAGGCTCTGTACTCGCCCAATTTCTGGAAAGAATACCTGTCTCTCTTACTGACATGGAAGCTCTTGGGCCTGCACCAAAGAGAAGACGCACTAGTCAGAACAACATGATTGCGATGACTGTGAAGGATGAGGCTGAGTTTGGCAAGgtcatggagaagatgacttTCATCCTGGAGCTTGTTGACAGCTCATCACCGGAGACTCACCCTGAGCTCGCCGACGGTCTCTTCCAGACGCTGGCTGCTCTCCATCACTTCAAGTCTCAGATTCAGTCTGGAATGAGCTATTTGCTGAGCTTGACTTTGGGTAGTCTGCTGGCCATTGTCAACCGGTCAAAGGAGAGCGCAAAGGCACAGTTCGATACCTCAGTTATTCGCGCCGACCTGGTCGTAGATTGCGTGCGGACCACAGAGAGCCCTCAAGTGCAGAATGCAGCTTTGCTTCTCGTGGCCGGGCTTTCCGTCATCGCCCCAGAGTTGGTTCTTCACAGCGTGATGCCCATTTTCACGTTCATGGGCTCCAGTGTTCTCAGGAAAGATGATGATTACTCGGTTTCTGTTATTGACCAGACTATCGACCAGGTTGTGCCCGCTCTTATCCAGTCCCTGCGTGATCAGAAGCGTGACGTGGTATCTGGAACATCCGAACTGCTGCTAAGCTTTACAGCTGCGTTTGAGCACATCCCTTCACACCGTCGTCTGCGGCTCTTCCATGCTCTAATCACGAAGCTAGGAACGCAGGACTTCTTATTTGCTGTTTTGGCAATGCTCGCCAACAGATATGCCATGGACAAGGATGTTCTCGTTTTGATGACAGGTCTCGTTTCTGATGCCAGTGCTCCTGTCGAGCTTACCGTACGTGTTGTCATCCCGCGTTTCTGGACTATTTACTGACTCTAAACAGACATACAGCAAATTCCTGGGATTGGTCAGCGACTCGCTCAAGCCAAAACCTGGCATCTCGCAAGTTCTCCTTGGAATTGGTAGTGATGATGGGCGCGAGCCGCAGAAAGTTGCGGTTGACCTGCTTCGTGACTTGGCATATCTCTTCAAACATTCGTctctcaaggtcaagatgGCCAAGACATTTGCCtcggaggacgaagaggctaTCAGACAGCTCCGTTCCACTTTCTCTCAGATCCTGGAACAGGTCCTGACCATTGGTGATTCCGTGCAGAGCATGAAGCTCGTCAGCCAGGCGAACGGTGACGTTCTGGCCGCGTTGTTCGGCACACTGACACTGGTCGACTTCCTCGACACTATCGAAGTGCTGCTTGAGCGGCCTAACGATGAACTCCGTCGGAAAGTGCTCCGGCTCCTCGAGGGACGCCTTCGGCAGAACCCAGAACGCGACAGCGCCTCTCAGATCCGGGTGCTTGACTTCTTGCCTACCCTTGTTGACATTATCCGCAACTCGACGGATATCCTGCTCAAGCACGCCGCGGTTGCCTGTATCGATCGCATTGCCGAGAAGTACGGCAAGAAGGATCCGTCAAGAGTTATTGGTGCTGCTCAGGTTGTGGCTAGCGAGGCCTGCATTGGCCAGACGGACGACCGCATTCGTATCATGGGTGTCTTGTGCCTTGCATCCATGGCTGAGACCCTTGGCCAAGTCATGATTCCAGCACTTCCAGAGGCCCTCAGCCGCTCGCTGGCTCTGCTTGAACTGAGCTtggaggagggcaaggagaaCTCCCGGTTACACGATGCCGTCTTCTCGTTGTTCTCGGCGCTCTTTGTTCATATTCCGTATATGATCTCAGGCCCTCATCTCGATAAGATCCTTCTGCTCTCTTTCAAGTCAGCCAACGCTGAAGAATGCGAGGACGATAGCCGACAAGAAGcattgaagatgatggccCGGAAGGTTGACATGGCTGCGACGTTGGGGGCTGTTGATCGTAACTGGCAGTACGCGGTGCAGGCCGGGCCGGTCGCCACCAAGGAGACGCTGGAGGTGGTTAGCCTTGCTGTGGAGAAGCATCCCAAGTCCGCGACTGGCAAGAATATCGGGGTCTTGTCGAGCATCCTGTTCAAGGCATTCGATCTACGCCGGGAGCAGCTTGCACTGGGAGCGAACGCCACCTTTGACGCGGCCGACGTTGATGAAACTGAAGACGCGCTCAACGACGTCACGATCAAGATGATCTACAAGCTGAACGACACCACTTTCCGTCCGATCTTCACGAAGATGCTGGATTGGGCCACGTCTGGCCTACCAAAGAAAGATACCCAGGGCAGCTTGGCCAGACTTACAGCGTTCTACAAGTTCTTGCAGGTCTTCTTTGGAACTCTCCAGGTATTTGTCACTTTCACCAAAAGTTGCATCATCGCTAACAAAGATAGTCTATCGTCACTGGTTATGCCAGCTATATCATCGAAAGCGTGGTTTCCGTCCTCGGAAAGGCCAGTCCGGCCGACAAGAGCACCAAGGCTCTGTGGTTGGCCACGATGCGTTTGCTCCGCAATGCCTTTGAGCACGATCAAGACGGTAATGCCTGTCCTCCCCATCGATCTCTGCGTCAAGCTAACCTTCGCAGAATTCTGGCAATCCCCATCACACCTGAACCAAATCTCCACCCCACTCATCAACCAACTCGCACACGCCACGAATTCCTCCACAGCAGCCACCGTAATCGCCGAGGCCGTGCCAGCGATCACCGAGCTGGCCGTGGCTGCCGACTCAACAGACAACCACAAGGAACTTAACACGGCACTGATGAAGTTCCTCCGTCCATCTGCCGGCCCGAACGGCAAACCCGCCGGGGGCGAGAACCCGCACACGCGCCTCGCAGCCCTCAAGGCCGAGCAATCGCTCACCGAGCAGCTGGGCGAGGAGTGGCTTGCCCTTCTGCCTGAGATGCTGCCGTATATCAGCGAGctgatggaggatgaggacgagaaCGTCGAGCGCGAAGTCCGCAAATGGGTGAAGCAGATTGAAAACGTTCTGGGTGAGAAGTTGGATGATATGTTGACGTAGTCAAGGTTGTTTTTTGGACGATAGCATATCTGGCGTTCAAAATGGTCTTTTGGTATATATATGCGAAAAGTTTGTCTATACCATTTCGTTTTGGCCTTGCGCTTGCAATTTTGTATGGATAATCTAGCAGATTAGAAGTGCCTGCAGGCTGTTGCACTTATTCAAGACTTTGAATGACCAGCAATAAAAGAGCAAAAAAAGATTTTGTAATGAATGACAAGggtgggattcgaacccacGCCCCTTTCGAGACACGGAAACTGATGAATCAGTTTGTAGGTTCAGTTCCTGAACCGTGCTCCTTGGACCACTCGGACACCTTGCCATTAGGTAATTGTACATTTcattttataatatattagGCGGCGCTGCGGACTCTTCATCCTTACTGTttatacagagtacttccGTAGAGTATTTCCACTTGGGAACAATAACGCTCACAAGGTTGGACACATCTAGTCTCGATTCTGAAAGGTCACCTGAGCTCATACAACTGCTTGCCTGTCTAATTGTGACATGTTCTGCTATGGTGTGTAATCTTGTACAGTG contains:
- the utp10 gene encoding snoRNA-binding rRNA-processing protein UTP10; protein product: MASSLAAQLSQIAAKSTNQLDLKAQRIAHSQSLIFDRKVASIQDFDTVYQICYEGFQELCQLDSRFTAFERTIFSEQSKAEDRTQLTAAQNKELDVALEAFLALVGGRLLLNPAIKAVEWLVRRFRIHEYNTSFTILTFLPYYTTPLFLNLLAILPEDLTPTFKVLIPYKKSSINPPRHPLVHSATTNKPFLAALNSYVLQVSRQQAHHHALLAFWAGVYTEAVAGMLDASRSGRREIEKQKHEDIVISVLPILNDGFAMKNVSELIIGCYMVSVVLAQKASLQDKVLDSLMEAVAGSWTEETVESGLVCLAVLAQQKPETKLPRRALKAILRLDDIFKRLTELATQYKTSHLLLGVVAGCLDDLPRQKDTARLDLLSQIFQNQLLGEPEMSKAMALVLEATSSVHKDGAMSLDAQARLADLVQVFSQSESLRPTFQKTIAESSFDIAALEHNLQTVIDTAPAPRTVEDVEMEDVEKEEEQDHFSSTVESLSGEKLFKGSFLSTQSIPLFEKLAQAFTLAIGSKEKCQTFSDLAALGKNEAEKSPQYLSFFIRVFSGPYSMGTRVTALNMITSFLTSTESTNLDFQALLPFLLVTLTDPSERVRREAAAALAAVGSLYKKNRKGEDIWARDNLYGQPKDIKWLPTRDAQKVFERAVLPSLEECIFDATHIGKVLENTLRGVSVDANASELKKPLRLAFFTFLCSHAIELPLFTPKLGLLNILNRIDKAGGTTRTKELEPLLKTWRGFSEREVQDICEKERVPVSDVERQMVAIVTPKEKDSIMILLSNVSSHSESLRPSFIAAVFGRIKDIWARVAEDRQTVAAEQLFDISLGLSDLPLVNNSRDLLRSVQLPGSVLAQFLERIPVSLTDMEALGPAPKRRRTSQNNMIAMTVKDEAEFGKVMEKMTFILELVDSSSPETHPELADGLFQTLAALHHFKSQIQSGMSYLLSLTLGSLLAIVNRSKESAKAQFDTSVIRADLVVDCVRTTESPQVQNAALLLVAGLSVIAPELVLHSVMPIFTFMGSSVLRKDDDYSVSVIDQTIDQVVPALIQSLRDQKRDVVSGTSELLLSFTAAFEHIPSHRRLRLFHALITKLGTQDFLFAVLAMLANRYAMDKDVLVLMTGLVSDASAPVELTTYSKFLGLVSDSLKPKPGISQVLLGIGSDDGREPQKVAVDLLRDLAYLFKHSSLKVKMAKTFASEDEEAIRQLRSTFSQILEQVLTIGDSVQSMKLVSQANGDVLAALFGTLTLVDFLDTIEVLLERPNDELRRKVLRLLEGRLRQNPERDSASQIRVLDFLPTLVDIIRNSTDILLKHAAVACIDRIAEKYGKKDPSRVIGAAQVVASEACIGQTDDRIRIMGVLCLASMAETLGQVMIPALPEALSRSLALLELSLEEGKENSRLHDAVFSLFSALFVHIPYMISGPHLDKILLLSFKSANAEECEDDSRQEALKMMARKVDMAATLGAVDRNWQYAVQAGPVATKETLEVVSLAVEKHPKSATGKNIGVLSSILFKAFDLRREQLALGANATFDAADVDETEDALNDVTIKMIYKLNDTTFRPIFTKMLDWATSGLPKKDTQGSLARLTAFYKFLQVFFGTLQSIVTGYASYIIESVVSVLGKASPADKSTKALWLATMRLLRNAFEHDQDEFWQSPSHLNQISTPLINQLAHATNSSTAATVIAEAVPAITELAVAADSTDNHKELNTALMKFLRPSAGPNGKPAGGENPHTRLAALKAEQSLTEQLGEEWLALLPEMLPYISELMEDEDENVEREVRKWVKQIENVLGEKLDDMLT